A stretch of DNA from Lotus japonicus ecotype B-129 chromosome 4, LjGifu_v1.2:
CCTAATTATGTTCAAAACCACATGTAATTAccattatatattttatattagaaAACTAAAGAGTTTCAATCCAACACaaaaactttttatttttatatttttatatttttcaaagatttgtaaggaaaaaaaaatgaatttgatactcttaattttattttgcagGTTCATCTTGGGGCTAGGGATTGGTGGAGACTACCCTTTATCTTCTACCATTATGTCCGAGTTTGCCAACAAAAGAACCAGAGGTTCTTTCATAGCGGCAGTGTTTTCCATGCAAGGATTCGGCATACTAGCCAGCGCAACCGTCACCATGGTGGTCTGCTCTATATTCCGCCGTGCGTCTAAGCCATCTTCCCCATTTGATACGCCTCGGGAGGCTGACGTTGCATGGAGGTTGATACTGATGATAGGCTCAGTTCCGGCAGCCATGACTTACTACTGGCGTATGATGATGCCTGAAACAGCCAGGTATCTTCCTCTCTTAACACTTAACGTTAAAGTCTTCGGTTTTAGTCACTACTATACTACCTAGGACTTTCTTTGTGTCCATTCTATTAGTCATGTCTACTAGGTATCATAACCACAAAAATTAAACAGAAAATTTCTTCACGTATGGATTATTTGGTACTGAAGAATGATAGAATTAAATATTTGACAAGGACGTACGCTATGATCGATGTATATCCTGGTTGAATTCCTATTCAATATCTTCATTATGTCCTTGTCTTAGGCTTTCAACAAGAAAAAGTCTAACCAGTTAAACTAAGAatattttttggtcaaaataaaaatagaatataGAAAGGATGATTAGTAACTATTCTGCCATTCCCTTACGTAAGTTTCCGCGTTTCATTAATCTATTAATAAACTAGAAAGATATATAAATCAAAGAATCGTACGGTATATGCCCGTAAAGAACACCAAATTACAACCTTATATAATAGAAAATGTAAGGTTGgttattttaatttgtgaagGGGCTAGCTCGTGATTCTTGTTGGATATTAAAAacgattaaaaataaataataaacagaataatttctatatatatgtatttGTAGTTtcaaagattttaacaaattcaGCAAATCAGAATTTAAAAATGtgagaaaatcattttttcATTTAATCAATTAGTTGAtggaatttttttcttaaaacttGATTGGTCGATAATGTAAAAGATTAGTATTACACTATTTGTGCATCAACCATTTTCTCAATAATAAATGATCCTACATATATATAACCCCCTTAAGTCTATCATGTCATATTAACTAATATTGTTATCAACGTGTTGGttcaaataaattaatttggatgtAGCCAATTAGCCATGAACGCTCGGAAGACATAATAATTCACTAATGGATGGTACAATTTATTTTTGcgatgtttaaaaaaaaattattttattaaattaaaatatataatctccgtaggatagctcaagtagtaGGAGTTGAGGGATATATGGGTTGGGTATGGGGAGGTCCAGGAATTGATTCCTGAcagatgcaatttatcttttcgatgtaccaaaaaaaatttaaattaaaatatataatgtCTCCGAATGATAGCTCTAGTGGTAAGAGTTATAGGGGACATATGGATTAGGTGGGAGAGGTTTAGGGATCAATTCCTGAATggcgcaatttatctttccgatgtactaaaaaattaaaatataaaattatttgttttattctatttatatttaatagaattatgaaaatgaaaaataaattaaaaattattattatatgctcATATGAAATGACAAATAGTttgaactaaattaaaaaaatttaatgtggTAATTGTTTTAATATCATATTGGTATTGATGTGtgcataaataataataaaattatataacATGCCGTTTGAAATGTACATTGAGGAATAGAGTCTCTTGCTCAAGCAAATGATCACAATTCCTAACCATGACATTCAAATGTCATTAAAATTTAGAGACCTAACTCAGCCCAAAAGCTAAGAATTGATGATCGATTGTCTTTTCATATGTGAGAACTACATTGGTCATATGATCTATATCTAGTGAATATGAGACCTCTGTAATTTATGTGAGATGGTCTGCATTGTTTCTGCCTTAGTAGAACATTAATTTGACTTTGACAAAGGTGAGTTATCATGTACATCAGGTATACAGCATTAGTGGAACAAAATGTGTTGCAAGCAGCAAAGGACATGGAGAAAGTACTAGACATCTCAATAACCGACATCGTTGAAGAAAACCCAGTGCCACCAACCATGCATGCATATTCACTCCTATCTAAGGATTTCTTTCGTTACCACGGGCGTGATCTATTTGCTTGTTCCGCTAACTGGCTTCTAGTGGACATCGTGTTCTACAGCCAGGTTCTATTCCAGAGTGAAATATACAAGATCCACCTCAAGCCCAAAGAAGAAGTGGACTTGTATCAAGAGGCTTTCAACGTTGCAAAAATCCAAGCCATTATTGCTGTGTGCTCCACCATTCCCGGTTACTTCTTCTCAGTGTACTTCATTGATCGTGTGGGAAGAGTCAAAATCCAAATGATGGGTTTCTTCTTCATGGCATTGGCTTTTTTCGCCATTGGGATTCCCTATTACTCATATTGGACGGTTGACGACGATGACGGAGACAACAACGATAAAAGTAAAGGATTCATGGTCCTCTATGGtcttgctttcttctttgcAAATTTTGGACCCAACACCACCACTTTCATAGTCCCGGCAGAACTCTTCCCTGCCAGGTTTAGATCCACATGTCATGGAATTTCTGGGGCTTTTGGCAAAGTTGGGGCAATCATTGGATCTGTTGGGTTTGTGTGGGCTTCACataagaagaaggaggaaggaTATCCAAAGGGGATTGGAATGAAAGTTTCCTTGACCATGCTTGGAGTGGTGTGCATAGTGGGCATGTTTGTCACATACTTTTTCACTAAGGAAACCAATGGACGCTCTTTGGAAGAAAATGAGATTGAGCCTCATCTGGAGCCTGAAGAGCATAATGGTCTTTAACTTAAGACTACTTTGGTATCTCTTGTATAAAAATTGATAGAATAGggaaatattatttatttaattgcatGCATAATTACATTACaggtaaataaataaagaatatttCTCTACTCTATCAAAAATGGCAGGAAAACCAATGATGATTTTGATGAAAAGATTTGTACAAATGAACTAAGGTGTTGAAAGGCGTTGTGGGTGGAATGGTATGTTTGTATTTGCagaaatcaatttctaaatttaGATTATTACAACTTTTCATGAATTTTGATAATGTTATTCAGATgtaaataagattttttttatcaatacaAGAGTTTGTTTGATGTTGATGTTAATCAAAAgagaaatgagtttttttttttaagccaAAATGAATTAAGCTTGCATAACGGGTGCTAGAATCTAAGTACAAGAAAAAGAGAATAAGTAACAAGAATCATTGAAGGCCACTGCAACAAGATGCAAAACAATAGAAAAATAGACATGACAGAAGCTAACATCAGCTAAGTTACAGCAAGACCCCAACTTTGAACATATGTATGAATCCCAACTCCCAACTAAACTCTATTTTAGAGCTTTTAGAAAAACTCAGTTATCATTATCAGACAGGTTAGAGGGGCTGTCAAGTTCTGCCATGCTAGCCGAAGCGAAAGATTCGGTAGAGTCCATAGTAGACAGGGATGAAACAGTATCTGTGTCTGAGACATCATCGTCATCATGAACAATGATGTGATCTTCATCAATGTCTGATGTCTCTGATCCTGATGCCCCAAGCAAGAGCTTGTTTATTGCTGACTTTGCCATTTCAACAAACCATTCATCCTCAGGAAGTGCGCTGCACGGTAATGACAATTGGTGATGCCAGAATTCAGTGAACAATACAGCTGAGGAAACTGGAATACAAAACAAGAGTCAAGGCCACAGAAATGAAGAATAATAATACCTTTGTGGGTTTACACCTCTGGCGGAGAAGGTCCGGATGGCACGAGCAATAATAGCTGATGCAATCTGATGGACATGTCGAGATGGATATCCCGCATAGCGTGCTATTTCAACAGTGAAGTGCATATCAAGAATTAACTGCCACAGAGAAAGAACAACAATCCACAAAAATGTCAGCAATGTGATGGGATGGAGTTCCTTTTCTACATACAAAAAAGTATGgaatatttctttttctttaggtAAAATGTGTTTCTGAATTGGCTATGCATCCTATGGAATTATGATTACACAAATACAAGAATTCATGGAAAACATCAGAGTACAATTCAGGCATGTGTCAGGTAACTTATACAAGCAGAATTTCAGAACTGATTTCGAAGAGGCTACATATGAGTGTGTGCTTTGGGTACAACCTGATGAGTCATACATTTGAAGATCAACAACAAAGTTACCTCTGTCTCAGATTTAGATTTAGGCATAAGTGATCTCAATTTGCATTATCGAGAAAGGTATGACATCCCCCATATATGCTTTGCATAGAGTTGATGGAATTAAACTCATTTGCTAAAGTTATGGATTAAAAATTACGGCTAATTTAATAAACTTTGAAATTTGAatgttgggtaagggtcacatGAATGTTTAGATATTATTATTTCTTCATGCACGAGCCCATTTGAACCTGAAACGTTGACAATGCACAGACACACCTCTCATGATATTCAacttttttattagaagaattggggGCAGCAAGAATCAAACTCTAGACCgcttggtcatagaggctctgatccCATGTCAAAGAAGTGAAAGAACTAATTGTCTCAGAAGCTTAAGCTGTTGAGTAAgggccacatgaatggttttatattattatttctaacaaaATGTTTAAATTTTAATCATGTTAATTATATGGATACATAAAATGATAATTCCTACAATATCTGAAGATGTCCAAGAACTGCTATGTTACACTTCCTACAATATTGAAGCGAACATTTCGTTCACGATAAGTATACTTGGACTGTTGAACATAACTCATGCTTGTGAAAATATAACCTAGGAAAATATACAAAACATGTTTCCATGAGAGATCCTGAAACCGGAAGAATTCcgaataattgattgatattaaaaTTGTTCAAAAGTATAATATTTACTTACAAGGTTTTCTAGTCCTGGTCAAACTAAATAGGGAGACAAACTAATAAACTATaataataggcttaattgcacttttggtcccccacttatCACTTTTGTGCGGAATACATccctaaactaaaaaaatagCATTTGGAGTCCCCCACATTTCAAACCGACAGTGAAAGTGATCCCTCATCTTCATTCTGTCAAATATTGAACGGTAGTAGCCTACATggcatttttaaatatttttttattcacaatattaattaaaaaaataaaaaaattgagaatttaagaaattttatcttcttcatctttatTTCCAGAAAACACAATCTTCCCCATATATTGAATTATCACTCCCAAGCCAATTTGAACAAATCAGAACCTACAACGGTACAACCCCAGAAAAGAATGCAGAACAATCAGAAATCAAAATGGGTTTTTGCACTTTTCACATGTAATTACAAAAATTATAGCTTTTTAGCAAAAGCATTAGTGCCTTCAAACCTTTGAGCATGTTTGAAAGGCACAGTGAAAACCCATCAAAGGATCTaacagaagaggaagaaggtaaAGAAAAGATGCAGACTTTGGTTCAGATTAGAGAATCACAACAAAGAAACCCCTCCTCCGAGCCACTCCTCCGCCGAGTCACCACCGTCCTCCATCGTGAAACCCCTCTTCTTCAACCCCGATTCCCACGCCCTAATGATCCACTGCCGAGATCCGCGCCGCCACCCTGCGCATCATTCTCAAGTCGTGGCGCAATGTCTGGAAGGATCCCAACGAGGAGACCGCCTACCTCACCGCCTGGAAGCGCATCCAGGACAAGCTCGCTGCCGGCGTCGACCACAGTGGAGCGGTGGACGATCAATCCCCATTATATTTGGGTATTTTCTTCTGGTTGGGGTGGTGGCTGGATGGGGGTTGGAGTGGGCTTAGGTGGCTGCTGGATTGGGTCTGAGGTTGGTGTTAGggtatgatgaagaagatggataaggaagatgaagatgtaattaatttgaatttctttttatatttttattattttttattaaaaaatgccACATGGGCATAAAAGGTTAGTTTTTGACGGAAAACGTAACTTTTTCACAGAATAGAGAGGAGGGACCAACATCAGTGACGTTTCAATAAGTTGGGGACTCCAAATGctatttttttagtttagggACGTATTCTGCACAAAAGTGataagtgggggaccaaaagtgcaattaagccataatAATAAGATAACAACGAATAATAAGAAAGGCTAaaatgcacttttggcccctgatgtttcaagtttgtgcaaattctgcccctactctatttttgtcgatgtttctacccctcatgttttcaaacagtgcatcgtctacccctcatgttttcaaacagtgcaccgtctacccctccgtcaggggtagacggtgcactgtttgaaaacatgaggggtagaaacatcgacaaaaatagataggggtagaatttgcacaaacttgaaacatcaggggccaaaaatgctttttagccaaaaaaataaatataatcctaATAAATTTCTCCTACTGAAAACCATGGCACACGAAGGAGGCCTAACGGGAAAGCCACCAAAATGGAAGAAAAATTCAAATGGGGATGAACATGCATTTCAGTCCTCTACTGAGAGGAATCAAGAGCAGAAACCTAATAATGTAACAACTCCTGTCACAAACGAACAGTTTGAGCACTTGTAAGAACTCTTCTCTATAAAAATGTTAGTCAAtaattcttaactcaaaaagGTAGCCATTTCTCTGCCATCCTTAGCTCCAAACATATTTCTATAACTCTATGGATTATTAATTCTGGAGCAACCGATCATATGGTTGATTGGCCAAacattttttcttcctttagtCCTTGTGCAGATAACAAAAGGGTTAAAATTGCAAATAGCTCCTTCTCACCCATTGATGGAGTTGGTTTTGTTCCCAACTCCAATTTGTCATGCAACTTACTATCAATTAGTAAATTAACTCATGACTTAAGTGGTCGTGCTGTGTTTGACTCTTCAACTGGTAAATTTCAGGACTCAGGACTTGAACTCAGGGAAGATAATTGACAGGTGAAAGGGAGATTGATGGTCTCTACTACCTTGAAGATGAAATGATTTTAATGGACAAGCTCAAAGTAACTATTTCAAATCTATTTTTGTTTCCAAGAATGATGAAATAATGTTTGGCATTATAGGTTAGGCCACCTATTTTTTGTATTTAAAGCATATGTTACAGAACTATTCAAGAATATCATCTCTATTTAATTGGGAGGATTGCCAATTAGCTAAACATCATAAATCTTCTTAATCTCCTCAACCATAATTAtagctctttttcctttgtcGGGAActaattatctcaaaagcttacgCTATTGAGTAAAAGACACATGAgtagtttttatatttttaacacGCCTTTCACGCAAGAGTTCACTGGGCTTGAAGTGTGGACAATGCACAGGCTCAATTACCGTGTgctgaaattcaaatttttatgACAATAATTGGGGCAATAAGGATCGAGCTATTGAGTAAAGAacacaaatgattttaaattatatttttattaacctTAACCAATAGTGATGTTTGGGGattgttagaaataataatataaaacccTTCATGTAGCTCTTACTCAACAggttaagcttttgggataattggttattCGACATGGTCTCTGAGCCTCTATGGCCAAGCGGTCTAGAGTTCTATCTTTGCTGCCCCCAAgtcttctaataaaaagttgaatatcAGCACAcggtaggtgggcctgtgcattgTCCATGCTTCAAGCCCAGACGGGCAAGTCCAAACAGGCTCTTGTGTGGGGTGCgggttagaaataataatataaaaccattcatgtgccCTTACCAAAcaaagcttttgggataattggttattTGACAGAAACCTAGCCAAGACCCCACACCTTCAGGTAATAGGTGATTTGTTACCTTAATTGATGATCAAACTAGACCCTACACTTTCTTAGAATGTTATGTGTTTGAAAATGTGAAATTAACCACAATTGTACAAAATGAAGAGCCAAGGTTGTATTCGGTAAAACTTCAAAGCTGACAATAGCTATGAGTTTAGAGTCGCAAGGCACTTTCATGTTGATTGTTGAATTTTCCCAAAGGCTTTTCAGCAATCAAATAATACAATTTCAATACTCAGGTTGAATTATGATTTATGATTGAATTGTGAGGGCATGATTTATGTAAAGAAGTACCTGCTGCAAACCAAGTGGCTGTAGAGGAGCTGAAGTATCTTCCAACACACCCCAGAACTCTTGCTCATCAGACAACCACA
This window harbors:
- the LOC130714077 gene encoding probable inorganic phosphate transporter 1-9 → MAGLKVLSALDSAKTQYYHFKAIIIAGMGLFSDAYDLFTITLIIKMLGRIYYSDSQEIRQVSPVVASALVAVALLGTATGQIVFGWLGDHKGRRRVYGFALLLMVVSSLASGFSISTTRTAVLLSLGFFRFILGLGIGGDYPLSSTIMSEFANKRTRGSFIAAVFSMQGFGILASATVTMVVCSIFRRASKPSSPFDTPREADVAWRLILMIGSVPAAMTYYWRMMMPETARYTALVEQNVLQAAKDMEKVLDISITDIVEENPVPPTMHAYSLLSKDFFRYHGRDLFACSANWLLVDIVFYSQVLFQSEIYKIHLKPKEEVDLYQEAFNVAKIQAIIAVCSTIPGYFFSVYFIDRVGRVKIQMMGFFFMALAFFAIGIPYYSYWTVDDDDGDNNDKSKGFMVLYGLAFFFANFGPNTTTFIVPAELFPARFRSTCHGISGAFGKVGAIIGSVGFVWASHKKKEEGYPKGIGMKVSLTMLGVVCIVGMFVTYFFTKETNGRSLEENEIEPHLEPEEHNGL